The Chaetodon auriga isolate fChaAug3 chromosome 20, fChaAug3.hap1, whole genome shotgun sequence genome contains the following window.
CTGACATTCATGTACAGAGAGCTACAGTTACAgtacaatgaaagaaaaagtctCTTCTTTCCACATGTCCCCAAACTGGTTTAGACAACTTTGACTAAACTGCAAAACATTTGCATGACAAAACTTTTAATCTGATGATTCTTCCACCTCGGTTCacatggaaatgaaataaaaaatacttaacTACTCTCCCTCTGCGTCCATGACCCCACCtgacatattaaaaaaatacgAGAAAGGAAGTCTGTAAGGAGACACTGGGAGAGGATATATCCTTGTTACGTGCACATGCTAATAGTACAACATGTAACTAAACCTGGACTAAACTGTGATGCAATCATGCCCCTAGCCAACCAGAGTTACAGGAAGGTTGCAAAATCACAGATCAGAGTTCGTCTCCTTCAATGTCTGAATCGCTGCTGTTGTCCAAAgaatcctcttcctcctcgtctccaTACTCTTCCTGGTCCTCCTGCTGCCTGCgtttctgcagctcctccagcccCAGGAAGCGCTTCAGCAATGCAGCCACTGCCTCCACATCGCTGGCAGGTCGCAGATGGAACAGGGGGAGAACAGGGATAAAGTGTGTTATCTTGTGTTACACGAAgcgtgtttgttttgcttttttcttccaACTACATAAAGGccaaacacagagcaacactaGCATTCATTCTGACTCATGTCTCTGGCCACCTGACAAATGCAAGTCCATTATTCACACTGCTTTTTGCTTGGTTTTGGtgtccaccaactcctgagaaaaatatctgactCGTTCAgcgctaaatgctccactgcgTTCATCAGATAGTCATTAACTGTGCCTGTCAAGTGGTGCTGGGAAGGTAGCGTACAGCGAGTTTATTAGAGCTGCTGGAACTGAGGCTGATGAAAGCTGTGAGAATGAAGCAAAACAGTAAAGTCATGGAAAGtgaaacctaaaaaaaaaaggctgaaacattccatagagctgaggggaacagaGTTAGGTGGTTATTATATGTGGTTTTGTTGCAAATGGAGTTACCTTTCACATTATGCGTGgacatttgatccattgttaacaCTGTTAATACTGATTCTAGCACTTTCAACCTTAAAATCCtgaagatttcagtcctggttgacACCTATGATTTATTGGTAACATCTAGTGAGTTTTAGATTACTACACAGGCAAATAAAGTTTTAAAGGTTCCATCACGTCATGTTGTAGTATATCAAACACGATGATCGACTGTTGCCCCCTGCTTACACAGCAGAGATGGATCCTGGCAGTAACAACGAAAACTTCGACATACAGACATGCAAAAATtgcaaatacatttaatgtctgctgctgaaaacattcagaaacgATATATCAAAGAGGATGTGATCACTAAAATAATAACTTTTATgtgttgaactgtcagcagcagataCCTACCTGCGTCCCCCCAGTGTGGCACTCTGAGTCAGAGGGTAGGAGAAGCCTGCAGCCAGTCGCAGCATCAGCAGGTAACCCTTCCCCAAATAGCGAACCCTCTCTTCCTGGACGCAGACGTCACACAACTGCTCCAGATCCAACACaactgaaagagagacaggaaataaaagtgAAGATCTAAAATTCTGACTACTGTACTGAGGAAGCCAATCTGCAGCATTACTGACCTTTTTCTTGGCCCTTCCTCCACATTGTTAGGACTAAAGTGTACAAGCTAGAGCTCTTGAGTTCAATCAGGTTCTTGGTTTTGTCAAACACAGCCTCCTCCCATTCCTCCATGTTCTGCATGGCCACAAACAGGCAGCCAGTCACGTAGAAAAGCTTCCAGAAGATGCTATCTGTGTGATCCACAAAAAAAGCGGTatgagcagcagaaagcaaaTGTGGACAGTTAACACATGATGTAAATGTAGTTTGTGCACCTGAGCTATAGTATGCTGCTGCCAACCCAACAGATGCTACACCTGCAATTAAAATGAGAGGCGTATTATTTTGCAAGCAATACAGCGAGAGATAAGAGATGTTTTAATGACAGGGTTTGAACATATTGAGGGAGTGGAGGATGACTTAGCTTGGCATACTGATTTCATATTTGAAGGTACAGATTGTATGAACATTTGTACACACACTTACCGACAAGAAGAGACCAAGAACGAATGCCTGGTGATCTCTTCAGGTGGAGCAGGGTCAAGCTGTGCTCCTCGACTGTCATGTATCCCATCTGAACAGATGCAGTGCTTCATATTTAGTAAAAGCAAATTTCACATGACCATAAACCCAAATCAAAAAACACATATGTTCTTACTTTTGTGCACTGGTCTCTAGCCATGCAGACAGTTTGGATTTGATGCAGCTGGAttttgagctgaagctgaatgaaAGTTCGTGCGGATCAAAGAACTGAAATATTTCTGCATATTAATTGCAAGTACCACAAAGCAAATATGGGCCCAGGCAGATAAAATTAAAACTGAAGAAATAGTCCCGAAAATGGAATCTGAAAGCTCTATGTAGGGAGATTTACagactttctgacattttcagtaCATTGTGCAGCACAAATCCATTCATCTCCATTGTTTTGGCGTGGGGGCAGAAGTCTCACAGGTGGATATCtcaacacatcagcacacaaaACCCAAACTACCTGCATGGCTTCATACCACAAGAGGTAAGGGAGAAAAGAtcaattattaattatttttgtggtttgtgtgaacTGCCCCTTTGATTTGCAAATCCctcaaaaaacaataaagatgCGGCTAAGGATGACTGGATGTGATGGATAAGAACTGCCCACACTCTCACCAGAACTGTATAAATATACGAACTATGCGACTTACCTTAAactcttccttctttctttgaGCCGTCTTACAGATTTAGCAAAAGCGCATTTCTACGAGGAAACACATGCACTGAATTATGaggaagttgtttttttgtttttttttttcatgttattgCAACAACTGTTCTCAATGGGTGATACTTCCTTCCTGGATCCGTCTAGTGTGATTGGACGGATTCGCTTTCCCGccgccttcaaaataaaatcttaaaaCACATCTATTTAAGaggaataaa
Protein-coding sequences here:
- the cybc1 gene encoding cytochrome b-245 chaperone 1 homolog, producing the protein MGYMTVEEHSLTLLHLKRSPGIRSWSLLVGVASVGLAAAYYSSDSIFWKLFYVTGCLFVAMQNMEEWEEAVFDKTKNLIELKSSSLYTLVLTMWRKGQEKVVLDLEQLCDVCVQEERVRYLGKGYLLMLRLAAGFSYPLTQSATLGGRSDVEAVAALLKRFLGLEELQKRRQQEDQEEYGDEEEEDSLDNSSDSDIEGDEL